Proteins encoded in a region of the Flammeovirga yaeyamensis genome:
- a CDS encoding M1 family metallopeptidase: protein MKAHFKLFTLSSLLLLSSAVFGQKEAYNNNKFKQLDEELPTPNAFRTGSGAPGHKYWQQKADYTIEALLDEEKHQLHGIETITYTNNSPDNIKYLWVQLDQNMRATNSNTYKIRQNKIKEQANASYFNRIDGFPDYDGGHKILEVKNADGTDLPYTINQTMMRVDLPKDLKSGESYTFKVKWFYNINDRSLMGGRGGYETFKDGNTLYTITQWFPRMAVYDDVNGWQNKQFLGRGEFALTFGDYDVKITVPDDHIVASTGVLQDSSVLSETQRERLEQAKTSEKPVEIVTKKEAIKNEKKKGKGTKMWHYKAENVRDFAFGSSRKFIWDAMGVEQNGKTVMAMSYYPKDAYNLYNRYSTEAIAHTIEVYSRMTFDYPYPVAISVEANNGMEYPMICFNYGRQDKDGNYSKRIKYGMLSVVIHEVGHNYFPMIVNSDERQWTWMDEGLNSFLQFVAEQEWEKNYPSMEGFPDNIIEYMEGDPDGISPIMTNSESIKQFGWNAYAKPSVALNILRETVMGRELFDYAFKEYAQRWKFKHPTPADFFRTMEDASGMDLDWFWRGWFYTTEACDISIKEVKALSLDTQNPEVEMNLAKQQEADKKPSITEINNEKAGLVTRVDKKPELKDFYNSYDKYEVTEEDKMKYEKYTSSLNDKDKEWIAANKFAYQVDFENIGGLVMPIIIELKYKDGTTEKRYIPAEIWKKDDVVVSKVFVTDQEVVSFFLDPNRETADIDTSNNHFPRIKPVNRFQLYKSKK from the coding sequence ATGAAAGCACATTTCAAACTATTCACTCTTTCTAGCTTACTCTTATTATCCTCTGCAGTTTTTGGTCAAAAAGAGGCCTATAATAACAATAAATTTAAGCAGTTAGACGAAGAACTTCCTACACCAAATGCCTTTCGTACAGGTAGCGGTGCTCCAGGTCATAAATACTGGCAACAAAAAGCCGATTATACTATTGAGGCTTTATTAGATGAAGAAAAACATCAGTTACATGGTATAGAGACCATTACTTATACCAATAACTCCCCCGATAACATCAAATACTTATGGGTGCAATTAGACCAAAACATGAGGGCAACCAACTCAAACACCTATAAAATCAGACAAAATAAAATCAAGGAACAAGCCAATGCTTCTTATTTCAATAGGATTGATGGTTTCCCTGATTACGATGGTGGTCACAAAATTCTAGAAGTAAAAAATGCTGATGGAACAGATTTACCTTATACCATTAATCAAACGATGATGAGGGTCGATCTTCCGAAAGATTTAAAATCAGGTGAAAGCTATACTTTTAAAGTGAAGTGGTTCTATAATATCAATGATAGATCGCTCATGGGTGGCCGTGGTGGTTACGAAACTTTTAAAGATGGTAATACATTATACACAATCACTCAATGGTTCCCAAGAATGGCAGTGTATGACGATGTGAACGGATGGCAGAACAAACAATTCCTTGGACGAGGTGAGTTCGCACTAACATTTGGTGATTATGATGTAAAAATCACGGTACCTGATGATCATATTGTCGCTTCTACTGGTGTTTTACAAGATTCATCTGTTCTATCAGAAACTCAAAGAGAACGTTTAGAACAAGCGAAAACAAGTGAGAAACCTGTTGAGATTGTAACAAAGAAAGAAGCAATTAAAAACGAAAAGAAAAAAGGGAAAGGCACTAAAATGTGGCACTACAAGGCAGAAAATGTAAGAGATTTTGCTTTTGGTTCTTCTAGAAAATTCATTTGGGATGCCATGGGCGTTGAGCAAAATGGTAAAACTGTGATGGCCATGTCGTATTATCCAAAAGATGCCTATAACTTATACAATCGTTATTCTACAGAAGCTATTGCTCATACTATTGAGGTATATTCTCGAATGACGTTCGATTACCCTTATCCTGTGGCTATTTCTGTTGAAGCCAATAATGGTATGGAATATCCGATGATCTGTTTCAATTACGGTCGTCAGGATAAAGACGGCAACTATTCTAAAAGAATTAAATACGGAATGTTATCAGTGGTTATTCACGAAGTGGGTCACAACTACTTCCCTATGATTGTCAATTCTGATGAAAGACAATGGACTTGGATGGACGAAGGTTTAAACTCCTTCCTTCAATTTGTTGCAGAACAAGAATGGGAAAAGAACTATCCATCTATGGAAGGATTCCCTGATAATATCATCGAATATATGGAAGGTGATCCAGATGGTATTTCTCCTATCATGACCAACTCAGAATCTATCAAGCAATTTGGTTGGAATGCTTATGCAAAACCTTCAGTTGCCTTGAACATTTTGAGAGAAACAGTAATGGGAAGAGAACTATTTGATTATGCCTTCAAGGAATATGCTCAAAGATGGAAATTTAAGCACCCTACCCCTGCCGATTTCTTTAGAACAATGGAAGACGCTTCGGGAATGGATCTTGATTGGTTCTGGAGAGGATGGTTCTATACCACTGAAGCTTGCGATATCAGTATTAAAGAAGTAAAAGCTTTATCATTAGACACTCAAAATCCAGAAGTGGAAATGAATTTAGCGAAACAACAAGAAGCTGATAAAAAACCAAGTATCACAGAAATCAATAATGAAAAAGCAGGTTTAGTTACTCGTGTAGATAAAAAGCCAGAACTAAAAGATTTCTACAATTCATATGATAAATACGAAGTAACAGAAGAAGACAAAATGAAATATGAAAAATATACTTCTTCTTTAAATGATAAGGATAAAGAGTGGATTGCAGCTAATAAATTTGCTTATCAGGTGGACTTCGAAAATATAGGTGGGTTAGTTATGCCTATCATTATCGAATTGAAATATAAAGACGGTACTACGGAAAAGAGATATATTCCTGCTGAAATCTGGAAAAAAGACGATGTAGTAGTATCAAAAGTATTTGTTACAGACCAAGAGGTCGTTTCTTTCTTCTTAGATCCTAACAGAGAAACAGCTGATATTGATACATCAAATAATCATTTCCCGAGAATTAAGCCGGTAAATAGATTCCAACTGTATAAGAGTAAGAAATAA
- a CDS encoding YkvA family protein, with translation MNKTEILKITGEQLIKFSSVFKDAKFWRKLMKYAKKAGIKLSFYAVTLYYTMLDEDTPNTSKLVIMGALGYFILPIDLIPDIAPGIGFTDDLAALTSAFFTVAMHIKPEHKENALLVLQKIFGSELTLEQLEF, from the coding sequence ATGAATAAAACCGAGATATTAAAGATTACTGGCGAGCAACTGATAAAATTCAGTAGTGTATTTAAAGATGCTAAGTTTTGGAGAAAATTAATGAAATACGCAAAGAAAGCGGGGATTAAACTTTCTTTTTATGCTGTTACACTTTACTACACAATGCTGGATGAAGACACTCCAAATACTTCTAAACTAGTTATTATGGGTGCTTTAGGTTATTTCATCCTTCCTATTGATCTTATACCAGATATTGCACCTGGTATAGGCTTTACAGACGATTTAGCAGCTTTAACGAGTGCCTTCTTTACTGTAGCCATGCATATCAAACCAGAACATAAGGAAAATGCGTTACTTGTACTACAAAAAATATTCGGAAGTGAATTAACTTTAGAACAACTGGAATTTTAA
- a CDS encoding DUF4136 domain-containing protein: MNKLRSKAFGMLVFFSIMLIGCSKQGPEYVSDYDVVITNYDPEKKELFSEKKTFGMPWKVVHVGDTTITEPTEFDIKVLETTRAEMEAKGYTFIEETSNDHPDMVVLCYSVTTTSVYTWWDWWGGYPGWGYPGWGYPGWGYPGWGYPVRGVYAYQKGTVLVEIAENIPVHLPSDEKEVQYPIMWEGVTNGYTTNTANEIMRVEKNIKQMFTQSPYIQSNDSN; this comes from the coding sequence ATGAACAAACTAAGATCCAAAGCATTTGGTATGCTTGTGTTTTTTTCAATCATGTTGATAGGCTGTTCCAAACAAGGACCAGAATATGTTTCCGACTATGATGTCGTTATCACCAATTATGACCCTGAAAAAAAAGAACTATTCTCGGAAAAGAAAACTTTCGGGATGCCTTGGAAAGTTGTACACGTAGGTGATACAACAATCACAGAACCCACAGAATTTGATATTAAGGTATTAGAAACCACTAGAGCTGAAATGGAAGCTAAAGGTTATACCTTTATCGAAGAAACAAGTAACGACCATCCTGACATGGTAGTTCTTTGCTACTCTGTAACCACTACAAGTGTTTATACTTGGTGGGATTGGTGGGGCGGTTACCCAGGATGGGGATATCCAGGTTGGGGTTACCCAGGTTGGGGATATCCAGGATGGGGTTACCCTGTTAGAGGAGTTTACGCTTACCAAAAAGGAACAGTGTTAGTGGAAATTGCTGAGAATATCCCAGTTCACTTACCTTCTGATGAAAAAGAAGTACAATACCCTATTATGTGGGAAGGTGTAACAAATGGGTATACTACAAACACAGCGAATGAAATCATGAGAGTAGAGAAAAACATTAAGCAAATGTTTACTCAGTCACCTTATATCCAATCAAATGACTCAAACTAA
- a CDS encoding OmpW family outer membrane protein — MKKLITLVVALIGFTATTFAQEKILSFQYSMAAPMGETQAFTDAPSFRGGTLEYRHFVNPKMSVGFSLGYQRFYEYKGYNTVELPGENGHISGQEYNYIDQFPIMATYHYYFGEQGGIRPYIGAGIGAAHYEYTNQMGSMASVGKQWHMQVAPEVGVLVPIGSSIYLHTNVKYNYAFEAGNYSAQQYWGFNVGLAFDL; from the coding sequence ATGAAAAAGTTAATCACATTAGTTGTTGCTTTGATCGGTTTTACTGCAACAACATTTGCTCAAGAAAAAATTCTATCTTTCCAATACAGCATGGCTGCACCAATGGGAGAAACTCAGGCATTTACAGATGCTCCAAGTTTTAGAGGTGGTACCTTAGAATATCGTCATTTTGTTAATCCAAAAATGAGTGTTGGTTTCTCCTTAGGGTATCAACGATTCTACGAATATAAAGGATATAACACGGTAGAATTACCAGGAGAAAATGGTCACATTTCAGGTCAAGAGTACAATTACATTGATCAGTTCCCTATTATGGCCACTTATCATTATTATTTTGGTGAACAAGGTGGTATTCGTCCATACATAGGTGCAGGAATTGGTGCTGCTCATTACGAATACACTAATCAAATGGGCTCTATGGCTTCTGTTGGAAAACAGTGGCATATGCAAGTAGCTCCAGAAGTGGGTGTCCTTGTACCAATTGGATCTTCTATTTACTTGCATACCAATGTAAAGTATAATTACGCTTTCGAAGCAGGAAATTACTCTGCTCAACAATATTGGGGATTCAATGTTGGTTTAGCATTCGATTTATAA
- a CDS encoding metal-dependent transcriptional regulator, with protein sequence MNTIFNWFKKQFDKYPLEFIEEDILKILFKIKEDKKEVRAYDIYNELVNVSDEAFNNALQSLFDKKDIKSTNEQISLEESGHFKAIQLIRKHRIYEKYLAEKTGFSKENWHSKAERKEHLLSDEEVDQMDKELGYPKFDPHGDPIPTKDGVLPKLKGRPLSKIKQNSLVKIIHIEDEPKEVYLELLKKDIHIGSLLSIQSSKDKLIYTSESRNFEFSENELNNIQVVIIETAEVLPKNINRLTDLKPGERAIIYSLSQECRGINRRRLLDLGFVKGSNIEISMVSPMRDPKAFLIRDTLIALRKEQTNMILIKKVNQDEQQ encoded by the coding sequence ATGAATACAATATTTAATTGGTTCAAAAAACAATTTGACAAATACCCTCTTGAGTTTATTGAAGAGGATATTTTAAAAATACTTTTCAAAATCAAAGAGGATAAAAAAGAAGTTAGAGCATATGATATTTATAATGAATTAGTCAATGTCTCTGATGAAGCATTCAACAATGCTCTTCAATCTTTATTTGATAAGAAAGATATAAAATCAACTAATGAACAAATTTCACTTGAGGAAAGTGGGCATTTTAAGGCTATTCAACTGATTCGTAAACATAGGATTTACGAAAAGTATTTAGCTGAAAAAACAGGTTTCTCTAAAGAAAATTGGCATAGCAAAGCTGAACGCAAAGAACATTTATTGTCTGATGAAGAAGTAGATCAGATGGACAAAGAACTTGGTTACCCTAAGTTCGATCCACATGGTGATCCTATTCCCACTAAAGATGGAGTTTTACCTAAACTAAAAGGTAGACCCCTATCCAAAATCAAACAGAATTCTTTAGTAAAGATCATACACATTGAGGATGAACCTAAGGAGGTATATCTAGAACTTCTTAAAAAGGATATTCATATAGGTTCATTGTTAAGTATTCAATCATCAAAAGATAAATTGATTTATACTTCTGAGAGTAGAAACTTTGAGTTTTCAGAAAATGAACTAAATAACATTCAGGTAGTTATTATAGAAACTGCTGAGGTTTTACCAAAAAACATCAACAGATTAACTGATTTAAAACCTGGCGAAAGAGCAATAATCTATAGTCTATCTCAAGAATGTAGAGGAATAAACCGAAGAAGATTACTGGATTTGGGTTTTGTAAAAGGATCTAATATTGAAATAAGTATGGTTAGTCCTATGCGAGATCCCAAAGCTTTCCTCATTAGAGATACATTAATTGCTTTAAGAAAGGAACAAACGAATATGATTTTAATCAAAAAAGTAAATCAAGATGAGCAGCAATAA